From the Rhizobium sp. SL42 genome, the window CGATTGGCGTCTCCGACAAGGTCACCCGTGTCTTCCAGGGTCTGCTGCTCTTCTTCGTCCTCTCCTGCGACACTCTTATTCTCTACAAGGTACGCATCGTCTTCGATCGCGCCCGCAAGCTTGCCGGGAGGAGCGTATCATGATTGTCGAAGCGATCCTGCTCACCGTCATCACCGCTTCCACGCCGCTGGTCATTGCCGCACTTGGTGAGCTGGTCACCGAGCGCTCCGGCGTGCTCAATCTGGGCGTCGAGGGCATGATGATCATCGGCGCCGTCTGCGCATTTGCCGCCGCCCAGGTATCCGGATCTCCCTTCATGGGCGTTCTGGCAGGTGTTGCCGCGGGGGCGGCCTTCTCGTTGCTCTTCGGCTTCCTGACACTCACCCTGGTGGCAAATCAGGTCGCCACCGGCCTCGCCCTGACTATTCTCGGCCTTGGTGTATCCGGCATGGTCGGCGAGAGCCTGGTCGGAGTGCCGGGCGTCAAGCTTGCCCCGATCGCTATTCCGGTGCTTGCCGATATCCCGGTTCTCGGGCCGCTGTTCTTCAAGCAGGACATCATCTTCTACCTGTCGATCGCTTTGGTGATCGGGGTGAACTGGTTCCTGTTCAAGAGCCGCGCCGGGCTGAAACTGCGAGCCATCGGCGACAGCCATGGCTCGGCCCATACGCTCGGCCTTCCGGTCATTCGCACCCGTTATCTCGCGGTCATGTTCGGCGGCGCTTGTGCCGGTCTTGCAGGAGCACAGCTGTCGCTGGTCTACACGCCGCAATGGGTGGAAAACATGTCGGCGGGCCGCGGCTGGATCGCGCTGGCGCTGGTCGTCTTCGCCGCCTGGCGGCCCTGGCGGCTTTTGGCCGGCGGCTATCTTTTCGGTGCCGTGACCATTGGACAGCTGCACGCCCAGGCTTTCGGCATCGCTCTTCCCTCGCAGTTTCTCTCGGCGCTGCCCTATGCCGCGACCATTGTCGTCCTGATCATTATCTCCCATAATCGGCGCACGACGCTGATCAATACGCCGGCCTCGCTGGGCAAGCCTTTCGTGCCGGATCGTTAAAAGAAAACAAAAGCTTCAACCTAACCACACAGGGGTACATCATGAAGAAATTCCTTCTTGCGCTTGCCGCTTCGGCTGCGGCACTTGCCGCGGTCGCTGCACCTGCCTCCGCGCAGGACAAGACGAAAATCTGCTTCGTCTACGTCGGCACCAAGACTGACGGTGGCTGGACGCAGGCGCATGACATCGGCCGCCAGGAACTGCAGGCCCATTTCGGCGACAAGATCGAAACGCCGTTCCTCGAAAGCGTTCCGGAAGGTCCCGACGCTGAGCGCGCCATCGAGCGCATGGCCCGTTCCGGCTGCGCCTTGGTCTTCTCCACATCGTTCGGCTTCATGGATGCGACCCTGAAGGTCGCCGAAAAGTTCCCGGATGTGAAGTTCGAACATGCGACCGGCTACAAGACAGCTGCCAATGTTGCCACCTACAACTCGCGCTTCTATGAAGGCCGCTTCATCAACGGCCAGATCGCCGGCAAGATGTCGAAGAAAGGTGTAGCCGGCTACATTGCTTCCTTCCCGATCCCGGAAGTGGTCGGCGGCATCAACGCCTTCCTTCACGGTGCCCGCACCGTCAACCCTGAATTCAAGCTGAAGGTTATCTGGGTCAACACCTGGTTCGACCCCGGCAAGGAAGCCGATGCAGCCAAGGCGCTGATCGACCAGGGCGTTGACATCCTGACCCAGCACACCGACACCACCGCGCCGATGCAGGTAGCCCAGGAGCGTGGCATCCAGGCATTCGGCCAGGCATCCGACATGATCGCCGCCGGCCCGACTGCCCAGCTTAGCTCCATCGTCGACACCTGGGGCGCCTACTACATCAAGCGCACCCAGGCGGTGATCGACGGCACCTGGGCCAGCCAGCAGACCTTTGACGGCCTGAAGGACGGTATCCTCACCATGGCGCCGTTCACCAACATGCCGGACGACGTCAAGGCGATGGCGACCGACACCATGACCAAGATCAAGTCGGGCGAACTCAAGCCCTTCACCGGTCCGATCAACAAGCAGGACGGCACGCCGTGGCTGAAGGAAGGCGAGTCGGCCGATGACGGCACCATCCTCGGAATGAATTTCTACATCGAAGGCGTCGACGACAAGCTGCCGCAATAATCGCGCGGACATTGCAGTTGCAATCACGGAAAGGGCGCCTCGGCGCCCTTTCTTTGTTGTGGATATACAAAAATACGGAAATGCTAAGATATGGCCCTTGCGGATGGTGTGCATTGCTACGAGAAGCCTTCAGAAAATAGCGAATCGCAAAGACACAAGGGAGCACAGGCATGCGCAAGGAAGCGATTGCCGGCTGGTTATTGGCTTCGAGGCCGCGGACGAACCACGCCCGTGTGGTCGAGCAGCTGGGTCTGGCGATTGTGTCGGGCGAGTTTGCCGTCGGCGATGTGCTGCCTGGCGACCCGGAACTGCAGCAGCGTTTTGAGGTTTCCCGGTCCGTCTTGCGTGAGGCGATGAAAACCCTGGCGGCCAAGGGCCTTGTCGTTGCCAAGTCGCGCATTGGAACGCGCGTGACCGATCAGTGCTATTGGAACCTCCTGGATGAGGACGTCCTGCGTTGGCATTTCGCCAGTGGCGTATCGGCGGCATTTATCGACCATCTCTATGACATTCGCCTTTTGCTGGAGCCAGCGGCGGCGGCCTATGCAGCGCAGCGCGCTACGGCCGACGACTGTGCCGAATTGCGCAGTTTTGCGGCAAAGCTCGGTTCAACGGAATTCGATTGGCAGTCTCAGGTGGAAGCCGATCTCTGTTTTCATCTTCTCCTGATGCTCGTAGGTGGAAATCCGTTCATGGAAAGCATGGTCGGCTTCATACGCGCGGCGCTCGAGGGGGCATTCACGCTGGCGCTGAAGCCGCCGGTACCCAACCGGGATGCCGAATTGCGTGATACCCATATGGCGATCGTCGAAGCGGTGGAGCGCGGCGATGTAGATGCAGCAAGGGCCGCGATGGAAAACGTCGTCCAGCTTGGTCGGCGAAGTGCGATTTATGCCGTCGAACGGGTCCACACTTCCTGACCGGCACTGCTTTTCAGCTTGCGGCCAACAGAGCGGCTCGCTAGTGAAATTTCATTGCAGCAACGACCGGAGTTTTTCATGGCACGCAGATGTCTCGCCGTCATTCTTGCCGCTGGCGACAGCACCCGGATGAAATCATCCATGTCGAAGGTGCTTCATCCGGTGGCCGGACGTCCGATGATCGCCCATGTCATGGCCTCCATTGCCGCCTCCGGCATCCATGACGTTGCACTGGTGGTCGGACGTGACGCCGAACGAGTGGCAAAGGCGGGCAGCCTGGACGGCATGACAGTGGAAAGTGTCCTGCAGGTCGAGCGGCTGGGCACCGGCCATGCTGTATTGATGGCCCGCGACGCGATCGCGCGCGGTTATGACGAGATTTTGGTGGCCTATGGCGATGTGCCGCTGATCACGCCCGGACCGCTCATGGCCGCACGAGAAGCGCTGGCCGGTGGTGCGGACGTTGCCGTCATCGGGTTTCATACCCAAAACCCGACGGGTTATGGTCGCCTGCTGGTTGAAGACGGCGAGCTGGTGGCGATCCGTGAGGAAAAGGATGCAACCGAGGCCGAGCGTGCTGTCACGTGGTGCAACAGCGGCCTGATGGCCATCGATGGCCGCAAGGCGATCGACTTGCTGTCCCGCATCGGCAACACCAATGCCAAGGGCGAATATTATCTGACCGACCTCGTTGAGATCGCCCGGTCGCTCGGCGGCCGTGTCGTGGCCGTCGATGCGCCAGAAAGCGAGCTGACCGGCTGCAACAACCGCGCCGAACTTGCCGTGATCGAACGCCTCTGGCAGCAGCGTCGTCGCCATGAACTGATGGTCTCCGGGGTTACGATGATTGCACCGGAAACCGTCTTCCTCAGCCATGATACAGAGATCGGCCAGGATGCGCTGATCGAGCCGAATGTCGTCTTCGGTCCGGGCGTCGTGGTCGAGAGTGGCGCCGTGATCCATGCCTTCTCCCATCTCGAAGGCGCCCATGTCGCAACCGGAGCGACCGTTGGGCCCTACGCGCGACTGCGCCCGGGCGCGAACCTGGCCGAGGGATCCAAGGTCGGCAACTTCTGCGAGGTCAAGAAAGCCGAGATCGGCAAGGGCGCCAAGGTCAATCACCTGACCTATATCGGCGACGCTTTTGTTGGTGCCGAGAGCAATATCGGCGCAGGCACGATCACCTGCAACTATGACGGCGTCAACAAGCACGAGACGCGCATCGGCGAACGCGCCTTCATCGGATCCAACTCGTCGCTGGTTGCGCCAGTCACCATAGGCAATGGTGCTCTGGTCGCGTCTGGCAGTGTCGTCACCAGGGATGTGCCGGCTGATGCACTCGCTTTCGGCCGCTCACGGCAGGAGATGAAGCCCGGCGGCGCCGTGAAGATTCGCGAGAAGAACCTGGCGATCAAGGCAGCAAAGAAGGCCGGCAACTAAGTCTTGCATCGCAATGCGTTCACCATTGCTGCATTGCGTTACGTTACGAAATGCAATTTGACCTCACCGAAGATTGCGCATTCCGGCAAAACCGGTAGGACTGACGCAAATTATTGATGCCAGACGGAGAATTTCATGTGCGGTATTGTTGGTATTGTCGGTAACCAGCCGGTTGCAGCGCGCCTCGTCGATGCATTGAAGCGGCTCGAATATCGCGGCTATGATTCTGCCGGTGTTGCAACGATACATGACAACATGCTCGAGCGTCGGCGTGCCGAAGGCAAGCTTTTCAATCTCGAGACGAAGTTGGCTGCCGAGCCGCTGGCCGGCAATATCGGCATTGCCCATACCCGCTGGGCAACCCACGGCGTGCCGAACGAAACCAATGCCCATCCGCATTTTGTCGATGGCGTCGCCGTCGTCCACAACGGCATCATCGAGAACTTCTCTGAGATCAAGGATGAACTCTCGGCAGGCGGCGCAACCTTTGCGACCCAGACGGACACCGAAGTCGTGGCGCAACTGCTGGCGAAATATCTCCGTGATGGCCTCGGGCGTCGCGAAGCGATGCACAAGATGCTGCGTCAGGTGACCGGCGCCTATGCGCTCGCCGTGATCTTCAAGGATGATCCCTCGACCATCATGGCGGCGCGCTCCGGCCCGCCGCTGGCCATCGGCTTCGGCGATGGCGAAATGTTCCTCGGCTCCGACGCGATTGCGCTTTCGCCTTTTACCAACCGCATAGCCTATCTGCAGGACGGTGACTGGGCGGTGATCGGCGCGCGCGGCGCACATATCTTCGATCTCGATGGCAATCCCGTCGACCGTCAGGTCCAGATTTCCTCGGCCAGCGCCTACATGATCGACAAGGGCAATCATCGCCACTTCATGGAAAAGGAAATCTACGAACAGCCGGAGGTGATTTCCCACGCGCTGTCGCACTACGTCGATTTCGCCGCCAACAAGATAAAGCCTTTCGAGGGCGAGCTGGATTTCGCCAGCCTGCGTGGTCTGGCCATGTCCGCCTGCGGCACGGCCTATCTTTCGGGTCTGGTCGGCAAATACTGGTTCGAACGATATGCCCGCCTGCCGGTCGAGATCGATGTGGCCTCGGAATTCCGCTACCGCGAAATGCCGCTGTCTGAGGATCAGGCCGCTTTCTTCATCTCGCAATCGGGCGAGACGGCTGACACGTTGGCCTCGCTGCGCTACTGCCGCGAAAACGGCCTGAAGATCGGCGCAGTGGTCAATGTCAGGGAATCGACGATTGCCCGCGAAGCCGATGCCGTCTTCCCCATCCTTGCCGGACCGGAAATCGGCGTCGCGTCGACCAAGGCGTTCACCTGCCAACTCGCCGTGCTTGCCTCGCTGTCGATTGCCGCCGGTCGCGCTCGCGGCACGCTGACGGACGTCGAAGAAAAGCAGCTGGTCAAGCACCTGGCGGAAATGCCGCGCATCATGTCGCAGGTGCTGAACAGCATCCAACCGCAGATAGAAGCCCTGTCGCGCGATCTCGCCAAGTTCAAGGACGTTCTTTATCTCGGCCGCGGTACCAGCTATCCGCTGGCCATGGAAGGCGCACTGAAGCTGAAGGAAATTTCCTATATCCACGCCGAAGGTTATGCGGCGGGAGAATTGAAGCACGGCCCGATCGCACTGATCGACGAAAACATGCCGGTGATCGTCATTGCGCCGCATGACCGCTTCTTCGACAAGACCGTATCCAACATGCAGGAAGTGGCCGCCCGCGGTGGCCGGATCATCTTCATCACCGATGAAAAGGGTGCCGCCGCCTCCAAGCTGGAGACCATGGCGACCATCGTCCTGCCGAACGTCGCCGAGATCATCTCGCCGATGGTCTTCTCGCTGCCGATCCAGCTGCTCGCCTATCACACGGCCGTCTTCATGGGCACCGATGTCGACCAGCCGCGCAATCTGGCCAAGTCGGTAACCGTGGAATGATCATTCGGGCAGAGCGCGCCGGTGACGAGGCCGCCATTGGCGCCGTCACCGCTGCAGCCTTTGCCGTAATGCGCTACAGCGACCAGACCGAGCCGCTGATTGTCGATCGATTGCGCGATGCCGGCGCACTGACATTGTCGCTGGTGGCCGAGGAGGCCGGAGCGATCCTCGGGCATGTCGCGTTTTCGCCGGTGTCGCTTTCGGGTGGAGACGAAGGCTGGTACGGCCTCGGCCCGATCAGCGTCGCGCCTGCGCATCAGGGCAGGGGGATCGGCTCGCGTCTCGTCTGCGAGGGACTGGATCGGTTGCGCTCACTCGGTGCCGCCGGCTGCGTCCTGCTCGGCGATCCGGCTTATTACAGCCGCTTCGGCTTCCGCCTGGATCACGGTCTCGTGCTTCCCGACGTTCCGCCGGGACATTTCCAGGCTTTGCTCTTGCATGGTCCGGATGCCTTGGGCATTGTCGCCTTCAATCCGGGTTTTTACGGCAGTGCACAATAACGGCGGTTGATGACTGAGAATTCTGATCCAATTTCGGTGGCCACGCGACTCAGGAACGACTTCCTGACCGGTCTGATCATCTGCGCACCGGTCACCATCACCATCTGGCTGACCTGGACATTCATCCGCTGGGCCGACAGCTGGGTAAAGCCTTACATTCCGGATCGTTACAACCCCGAAAACTACATTCAGTTTGCCATTCCCGGCACCGGCTTGCTGCTGGCGCTGATTGCCATCACCCTGATCGGTTTTCTCGGCAAAAACCTGATTGGCCGCTCGATCGTTGCCTATGGCGAATCGGTGCTGCATCGCATGCCGCTGGTGCGCACGGTCTACAAGAGCACCAAGCAGATCTTCGAGACCGTATTGAAGGAGCAGTCGAGTTCCTTCAAGAAGGTTGGGCTGATCGAATTTCCAGGCCCGGGAAGCTGGGCTCTGGTTTTTGTCTCCACCGATGCAAAGGGTGAGATCGCCGCGAAGCTCAACGAGGATGGCGAGGAGATGATCGCGGTCTTCATGGCGCCGACCCCTGTGCCAACCGCAGGCTTCCTGATCTTCGTGCCGCGCAGCAAGGTGAAGCTCCTCGACATGTCGCCGGAAGAGGGTATCAAGCTGCTGATTTCCGCAGGCCTGGTGACACCAAACTGGACGCCGAAGCCGGAACCGCTACCGGAAATCCCGGTCACTCAGCCCCCCGTCAGCCAGCCCTCCGTCAACCAGCCCTGAGAAACCGGATCGCTTCGTCGCGGCGATGCAGATAGAGCAGCGTGCGTACCGCTTCGCCGCGCGCCGATGTCAGTTCGGCATCCCTCTCCAGTAGATAGCTTGCGTCCTTGCGGGCGATCTCCAGCAGGTCGCCATGCGCCTCTAGGCTGGCGATCTTGAAGCCCGGCGTGCCGGATTGGCGCGTTCCCAGCAATTCGCCTTCGCCGCGCAGCTTCAGGTCTTCCTCGGCAATCAGGAACCCGTCCTCGCTGTCGCGCAGGATTGACAGCCGCGCCTTGCCGTTCTCGCCCAGGGGGCCCTTGTACATTAGGATGCAACTCGACGCCTCGTCGCCGCGCCCGACACGGCCGCGCAACTGGTGCAATTGGGCAAGGCCGAAACGCTCGGCATGTTCGATCACCATGATCGTCGCATCCGGCACGTCGACGCCGACTTCGACCACGGTGGTGGCGACCAGCAGTCTCGTCTCGCCGGACTTGAAGGCGAGCATCGCTGCGTCCTTTTCCGGCCCGCTCATGCGGCCATGCACCAGACCGATCGGCGCCTTGATCATCATCGACAGCACCGAATGGCGCTCCTCCACCGACATCAGCTCGCTTTCTTCGGTCTCCTCGACAAGCGGGCAGATCCAGTAGGCCTTCTTGCCCTCGGCGATCGCCGCGCGCAGCCGCTCGATTACATCCTCAAGCCGCTCCGTCGGCACGGTGACCGTCTGGATCGGTTTTCGTCCGGCCGGCTTTTCGGTGAGTTTCGACACATCCATGTCGCCGAAGGCCGCCAGCACGAGCGTGCGCGGGATCGGTGTTGCCGTCATCACCAGCATATGCGGCGTGATGCCCTTGGCCGTCAGGCGCAGGCGCTGATGCACGCCGAAACGATGCTGCTCGTCGACGACCGCCAGCGTCAGGTTCTTGTAGGACACTGCGTCCTGGAACAGCGCATGGGTACCGATGACGATCTGCGCTTCGCCAGAAGCGATCCGCTCCAGAATGGCCTCGCGCTCCTTGCCCTTGGTCCGCCCGGTCAACACCTCGATCCGCAATCCGGCCGAGGCGCCAAGCTTCGACAGTGTCGCGTGATGCTGCCGTGCGAGGATTTCCGTCGGCGCCATCAGCACAGTCTGGCCGCCGCTTTCGACGGCCGCCGCCATGGCAAACAGCGCCACCAGCGTCTTGCCCGCGCCGACATCGCCTTGCAGGAGCCGCAGCATGCGGGTATCCGAACTCATGTCTTTCAGGATATCGGCAATCGCCGCGACCTGGCTCTTTGTCGGGGAAAACGGCAGCGTCGCGCGGATCTTGTCGCTCAACAGCCCCGTCGGCTTGATCGGCACGCCCGGTATCCGCCGCAGCTTTTGCCTGACCAGCGCCAGCGAAACCTGGCCGGCCAGGAATTCGTCATAGGCGAGCCGTCGTCTTGCCGGTGCCTGCGGGTCGACATCCTTTTCTTCACGCGGATGATGCAGCGCGATCAGCGCATCCTTGACGCTGGCAAATCCCTGCTTCTGCACAAGCGGTGGATCGATCCACTCTGCAAGCTCCGGCATGC encodes:
- a CDS encoding ABC transporter permease, translated to MMIVEAILLTVITASTPLVIAALGELVTERSGVLNLGVEGMMIIGAVCAFAAAQVSGSPFMGVLAGVAAGAAFSLLFGFLTLTLVANQVATGLALTILGLGVSGMVGESLVGVPGVKLAPIAIPVLADIPVLGPLFFKQDIIFYLSIALVIGVNWFLFKSRAGLKLRAIGDSHGSAHTLGLPVIRTRYLAVMFGGACAGLAGAQLSLVYTPQWVENMSAGRGWIALALVVFAAWRPWRLLAGGYLFGAVTIGQLHAQAFGIALPSQFLSALPYAATIVVLIIISHNRRTTLINTPASLGKPFVPDR
- a CDS encoding BMP family ABC transporter substrate-binding protein, with translation MKKFLLALAASAAALAAVAAPASAQDKTKICFVYVGTKTDGGWTQAHDIGRQELQAHFGDKIETPFLESVPEGPDAERAIERMARSGCALVFSTSFGFMDATLKVAEKFPDVKFEHATGYKTAANVATYNSRFYEGRFINGQIAGKMSKKGVAGYIASFPIPEVVGGINAFLHGARTVNPEFKLKVIWVNTWFDPGKEADAAKALIDQGVDILTQHTDTTAPMQVAQERGIQAFGQASDMIAAGPTAQLSSIVDTWGAYYIKRTQAVIDGTWASQQTFDGLKDGILTMAPFTNMPDDVKAMATDTMTKIKSGELKPFTGPINKQDGTPWLKEGESADDGTILGMNFYIEGVDDKLPQ
- a CDS encoding FadR/GntR family transcriptional regulator yields the protein MRKEAIAGWLLASRPRTNHARVVEQLGLAIVSGEFAVGDVLPGDPELQQRFEVSRSVLREAMKTLAAKGLVVAKSRIGTRVTDQCYWNLLDEDVLRWHFASGVSAAFIDHLYDIRLLLEPAAAAYAAQRATADDCAELRSFAAKLGSTEFDWQSQVEADLCFHLLLMLVGGNPFMESMVGFIRAALEGAFTLALKPPVPNRDAELRDTHMAIVEAVERGDVDAARAAMENVVQLGRRSAIYAVERVHTS
- the glmU gene encoding bifunctional UDP-N-acetylglucosamine diphosphorylase/glucosamine-1-phosphate N-acetyltransferase GlmU, with translation MARRCLAVILAAGDSTRMKSSMSKVLHPVAGRPMIAHVMASIAASGIHDVALVVGRDAERVAKAGSLDGMTVESVLQVERLGTGHAVLMARDAIARGYDEILVAYGDVPLITPGPLMAAREALAGGADVAVIGFHTQNPTGYGRLLVEDGELVAIREEKDATEAERAVTWCNSGLMAIDGRKAIDLLSRIGNTNAKGEYYLTDLVEIARSLGGRVVAVDAPESELTGCNNRAELAVIERLWQQRRRHELMVSGVTMIAPETVFLSHDTEIGQDALIEPNVVFGPGVVVESGAVIHAFSHLEGAHVATGATVGPYARLRPGANLAEGSKVGNFCEVKKAEIGKGAKVNHLTYIGDAFVGAESNIGAGTITCNYDGVNKHETRIGERAFIGSNSSLVAPVTIGNGALVASGSVVTRDVPADALAFGRSRQEMKPGGAVKIREKNLAIKAAKKAGN
- the glmS gene encoding glutamine--fructose-6-phosphate transaminase (isomerizing); amino-acid sequence: MCGIVGIVGNQPVAARLVDALKRLEYRGYDSAGVATIHDNMLERRRAEGKLFNLETKLAAEPLAGNIGIAHTRWATHGVPNETNAHPHFVDGVAVVHNGIIENFSEIKDELSAGGATFATQTDTEVVAQLLAKYLRDGLGRREAMHKMLRQVTGAYALAVIFKDDPSTIMAARSGPPLAIGFGDGEMFLGSDAIALSPFTNRIAYLQDGDWAVIGARGAHIFDLDGNPVDRQVQISSASAYMIDKGNHRHFMEKEIYEQPEVISHALSHYVDFAANKIKPFEGELDFASLRGLAMSACGTAYLSGLVGKYWFERYARLPVEIDVASEFRYREMPLSEDQAAFFISQSGETADTLASLRYCRENGLKIGAVVNVRESTIAREADAVFPILAGPEIGVASTKAFTCQLAVLASLSIAAGRARGTLTDVEEKQLVKHLAEMPRIMSQVLNSIQPQIEALSRDLAKFKDVLYLGRGTSYPLAMEGALKLKEISYIHAEGYAAGELKHGPIALIDENMPVIVIAPHDRFFDKTVSNMQEVAARGGRIIFITDEKGAAASKLETMATIVLPNVAEIISPMVFSLPIQLLAYHTAVFMGTDVDQPRNLAKSVTVE
- a CDS encoding GNAT family N-acetyltransferase; the encoded protein is MIIRAERAGDEAAIGAVTAAAFAVMRYSDQTEPLIVDRLRDAGALTLSLVAEEAGAILGHVAFSPVSLSGGDEGWYGLGPISVAPAHQGRGIGSRLVCEGLDRLRSLGAAGCVLLGDPAYYSRFGFRLDHGLVLPDVPPGHFQALLLHGPDALGIVAFNPGFYGSAQ
- a CDS encoding DUF502 domain-containing protein, translated to MTENSDPISVATRLRNDFLTGLIICAPVTITIWLTWTFIRWADSWVKPYIPDRYNPENYIQFAIPGTGLLLALIAITLIGFLGKNLIGRSIVAYGESVLHRMPLVRTVYKSTKQIFETVLKEQSSSFKKVGLIEFPGPGSWALVFVSTDAKGEIAAKLNEDGEEMIAVFMAPTPVPTAGFLIFVPRSKVKLLDMSPEEGIKLLISAGLVTPNWTPKPEPLPEIPVTQPPVSQPSVNQP
- the recG gene encoding ATP-dependent DNA helicase RecG; translated protein: MRPTLLDPLFASVASLAGVGPKLAQLLATLMGREDAEDTRVVDLLFLAPHRLIDRRHQPGIALAQPGALVTVTGRVDRHQPPPPGKSNLPYRVFLHDETGELALTFFRAKGNWLEKALPIDEIVMVSGKVDWFNGRASMVHPDFMVKASEAENLPLVEPVYPLTAGLSPKVLRKSIEAAVERMPELAEWIDPPLVQKQGFASVKDALIALHHPREEKDVDPQAPARRRLAYDEFLAGQVSLALVRQKLRRIPGVPIKPTGLLSDKIRATLPFSPTKSQVAAIADILKDMSSDTRMLRLLQGDVGAGKTLVALFAMAAAVESGGQTVLMAPTEILARQHHATLSKLGASAGLRIEVLTGRTKGKEREAILERIASGEAQIVIGTHALFQDAVSYKNLTLAVVDEQHRFGVHQRLRLTAKGITPHMLVMTATPIPRTLVLAAFGDMDVSKLTEKPAGRKPIQTVTVPTERLEDVIERLRAAIAEGKKAYWICPLVEETEESELMSVEERHSVLSMMIKAPIGLVHGRMSGPEKDAAMLAFKSGETRLLVATTVVEVGVDVPDATIMVIEHAERFGLAQLHQLRGRVGRGDEASSCILMYKGPLGENGKARLSILRDSEDGFLIAEEDLKLRGEGELLGTRQSGTPGFKIASLEAHGDLLEIARKDASYLLERDAELTSARGEAVRTLLYLHRRDEAIRFLRAG